A single Betaproteobacteria bacterium DNA region contains:
- a CDS encoding insulinase family protein, which produces MRVCALLWLTIFAFGAFAPSRSAVAASPPVHEYRLDNGMRIFVREDHRAPVVVSMVWYVAGSVDELNGTTGVAHVLEHMMFKGTEKIPNGEFSRRIARAGGRDNAFTSRDYTAYFQTLHRDHLPLALQMEADRMTNLILSKDEFEKELRVVMEERRWRTDDRPHSLMYEGLMATALLSHPYRQPVIGWMNDLKNMEVKDAREWYRHWYTPNNAILVVVGDVRGEEVHDLARKYFGSIEARELPERDNFVEPEQRGPRRITIKAPSELPSLLMAYRVPKLEDPKTQWEPFALDVLEGVLDGHEGARLQATLVRGSQLAAAAGAGYQGIGRGPGMFLLSGTPSEGKTVEELEQALKAEVRRIATEGVREDELARVKAQVVAAQVYARDSMSAQARQIGALEAIGLSHRLIDLQVERLRAVTAEQVQEVAQRYFNDDDALTVAVLRPQPLSGERPARPPAGLRH; this is translated from the coding sequence ATGCGGGTTTGCGCGCTTCTGTGGTTGACCATCTTCGCCTTCGGCGCGTTCGCGCCGTCGCGATCCGCAGTCGCAGCGAGTCCGCCGGTGCACGAGTATCGGCTCGACAACGGCATGCGAATCTTCGTGCGCGAGGATCATCGCGCGCCGGTCGTGGTGTCGATGGTGTGGTATGTCGCCGGCAGCGTCGACGAGTTGAACGGCACGACCGGCGTCGCGCACGTGCTCGAGCACATGATGTTCAAGGGCACGGAGAAAATCCCCAACGGCGAATTCTCGCGCCGCATCGCGCGCGCCGGCGGGCGCGACAATGCGTTCACCAGCCGCGACTACACCGCCTACTTCCAGACGCTGCATCGCGATCATCTGCCGCTCGCGCTGCAGATGGAAGCCGACCGCATGACCAATCTCATCCTGAGCAAGGACGAGTTCGAGAAGGAATTGCGCGTGGTGATGGAAGAGCGCCGTTGGCGCACCGACGACCGGCCGCACTCGCTCATGTACGAAGGGCTCATGGCGACCGCGCTGCTCTCGCACCCTTACCGCCAGCCCGTGATCGGCTGGATGAACGACCTGAAGAACATGGAGGTGAAGGATGCGCGCGAATGGTATCGGCATTGGTACACGCCGAACAACGCCATCCTGGTCGTGGTCGGCGATGTGCGCGGGGAAGAAGTGCATGACCTGGCGCGCAAGTATTTCGGCAGCATCGAGGCGCGCGAGCTGCCCGAACGCGATAACTTCGTCGAGCCCGAGCAGAGGGGGCCGCGCCGCATCACGATCAAGGCGCCGTCCGAGCTGCCGAGCCTGCTGATGGCTTATCGCGTGCCGAAGCTGGAAGATCCGAAGACACAGTGGGAGCCGTTCGCGCTCGACGTGCTGGAAGGCGTGCTCGACGGCCACGAAGGCGCCCGGCTGCAGGCAACGTTGGTGCGCGGCTCGCAGCTTGCGGCGGCCGCGGGCGCGGGTTACCAGGGCATCGGGCGCGGGCCCGGGATGTTCCTGCTGTCGGGAACCCCATCGGAGGGAAAGACCGTGGAGGAGCTCGAGCAGGCGTTGAAGGCCGAGGTGCGCCGCATCGCCACCGAAGGCGTGCGCGAAGACGAGCTTGCCCGGGTGAAGGCGCAAGTGGTGGCCGCTCAAGTCTATGCGCGCGATTCGATGTCCGCACAGGCACGCCAGATCGGCGCGCTGGAGGCGATCGGCTTGTCGCACCGGCTGATCGACCTGCAGGTCGAACGGCTGCGCGCCGTGACTGCCGAGCAGGTCCAGGAGGTGGCGCAACGCTACTTCAACGACGACGATGCGTTGACGGTGGCGGTATTGCGACCGCAGCCGCTCTCGGGCGAGCGGCCGGCGCGGCCTCCGGCA